A DNA window from Actinomycetes bacterium contains the following coding sequences:
- a CDS encoding antibiotic biosynthesis monooxygenase: MLAVTRLRLPVHVPDGGPADARGTETLLLGVLDLLAARPGFVSGRVGRSVDQPALLLLVTEWSGAGAYRRALSGYDVKVAFADLMAYVDNEPSAFEVVAAR, translated from the coding sequence ATGCTCGCCGTGACGCGCCTTCGTCTTCCGGTCCACGTCCCCGACGGCGGTCCCGCTGATGCCCGGGGCACCGAGACGCTCCTGCTCGGCGTCCTGGACCTGCTCGCGGCCCGGCCGGGCTTCGTGAGCGGGCGGGTCGGGCGGTCGGTCGACCAGCCGGCGCTGCTCCTGCTCGTCACCGAGTGGTCGGGGGCGGGCGCCTACCGACGGGCGCTGTCCGGCTACGACGTGAAGGTCGCCTTCGCCGACCTGATGGCGTACGTCGACAACGAGCCCAGCGCGTTCGAGGTCGTGGCCGCGCGCTGA
- a CDS encoding glycine--tRNA ligase — translation MEAIVAKSSSGSSRNDAVISLSKRRGFVYPSSEIYGGTRSAWDYGPLGVELKENVRSQWWRTMVQGRDDVVGLDSAVILARDVWVASGHVDTFTDPLSECQSCHKRFRADHLEEAYEAKKGAPPPNGLADVNCPNCGVKGAFTEPRQFSGLLKTYLGPVESDEGLHYLRPETAQGIFVNFLNVMTSARKKPPFGIAQTGKSFRNEITPGNFIFRTREFEQMEMEFFVEPGTDEKWHEYWLQERWRWYTDLGLREDNLRFYEHPKEKLSHYSKRTVDIEYRFNFGGKEFDELEGIANRTDFDLTAHAKHSGAELNYFDQEKGERWTPYVVEPAAGLTRATLAFLLDAYTEDEAPNAKGVMEKRTVLRLDPRLAPVKVAVLPLSRNADLTPKAKDLAATLRQSWNVEFDDAGAIGRRYRRQDEVGTPFCVTVDFETLDDQAVTVRERDSMKQERIGLDAVPGWLAQRLLGC, via the coding sequence ATGGAGGCCATCGTGGCCAAGAGCAGCTCGGGCAGCAGCCGCAACGACGCGGTCATCAGCCTCAGCAAGCGTCGGGGGTTCGTCTACCCCAGCAGCGAGATCTACGGGGGCACCCGCTCCGCCTGGGACTACGGCCCGCTGGGCGTCGAGCTCAAGGAGAACGTCCGCAGTCAGTGGTGGCGCACGATGGTGCAGGGCCGCGACGACGTCGTGGGCCTGGACTCCGCGGTGATCCTGGCGCGTGATGTGTGGGTGGCCTCGGGCCACGTCGACACGTTCACCGACCCGCTCTCGGAGTGCCAGTCGTGCCACAAGCGGTTCCGGGCCGACCACCTCGAGGAGGCCTACGAGGCGAAGAAGGGCGCGCCGCCGCCGAACGGGCTGGCTGACGTCAACTGCCCCAACTGCGGGGTGAAGGGCGCGTTCACCGAGCCGCGCCAGTTCTCCGGCCTGCTCAAGACCTACCTCGGCCCGGTGGAGAGCGACGAGGGGCTGCACTACCTGCGGCCCGAGACCGCGCAGGGCATCTTCGTCAACTTCCTCAACGTCATGACGTCGGCGCGCAAGAAGCCGCCCTTCGGCATCGCGCAGACCGGCAAGTCGTTCCGCAACGAGATCACGCCGGGCAACTTCATCTTCCGCACCCGCGAGTTCGAGCAGATGGAGATGGAGTTCTTCGTCGAGCCGGGGACCGACGAGAAGTGGCACGAGTACTGGCTGCAGGAGCGTTGGCGCTGGTACACCGACCTGGGCCTGCGCGAGGACAACCTCCGCTTCTACGAGCACCCCAAGGAGAAGCTCTCCCACTACTCGAAGCGCACGGTCGACATCGAGTACCGCTTCAACTTCGGCGGCAAGGAGTTCGACGAGCTCGAGGGCATCGCAAACCGCACCGACTTCGACCTGACGGCGCACGCCAAGCACTCCGGGGCAGAGCTCAACTACTTCGACCAGGAGAAGGGCGAGCGCTGGACGCCGTACGTCGTCGAGCCCGCAGCGGGGCTGACCCGTGCGACGCTCGCCTTCCTGCTCGACGCCTACACCGAGGACGAGGCCCCCAACGCCAAGGGGGTGATGGAGAAGCGCACCGTGCTGCGGCTGGACCCGCGGCTGGCGCCGGTCAAGGTGGCCGTGCTGCCGCTCTCGCGCAACGCCGACCTGACGCCTAAGGCCAAGGACCTGGCCGCGACGCTGCGTCAGTCGTGGAACGTCGAGTTCGACGACGCGGGCGCGATCGGCCGCCGCTACCGCCGGCAGGACGAGGTCGGGACGCCGTTCTGCGTGACCGTGGACTTCGAGACCCTCGACGACCAGGCGGTCACGGTGCGCGAGCGGGACTCGATGAAGCAGGAGCGCATCGGTCTCGACGCGGTGCCCGGCTGGCTGGCCCAGCGCCTGCTCGGCTGCTGA